The DNA sequence CATTTTGAGACTATGTTAAATAAAGTGAATTCCCTTAAAGAGGAGAtgacagagctggaggaaaGTGGGAAAAAGGTAAATATCATGTTATGTAGAGTGTCGGTGGCTGGTCAGCATTTTCatgatataaaaatgtattgtggTTGGTAATAAATGTCACCGAATGGTGATCAGGGTacttgtttattctttttttcaagagtGCAGACACTACAGCAGAACTTGGTTCAAATCTGCAAAGCTTGAAGAGTAGTCTTGAGAGtctgagagaggagcaggagagagagcgaaacATGCTCGCAGAGGCCCTGAAGCTGCTCAGCACCCTTGTCTCAGAGCATTCAGCCAAACACAGTCCTCAGAGAGGGATGAGCAGCACCGTCCAGGCGTCACTGGGACCAGAACAGTCACTCTCCAACATCCTTCTGCACAACAAGCTCGAAAGCACGCAGCTTACATGTACATCGCACAACCGTGAACACAAACCGATTGAAGTTCCCCCTCAGAAGCCCGGTGGCAGCATTAGAAAGAAGAAACTTGCTCTCAAGGGCAATGGGAGGCGCAGAAAGAGGCCACTGGTGCTCTCACAGAGGAGTAAACGCACTGTCTCAGATGAAAACAGTCCATCTCTGATGAACTATAACAAAGTGCAGAATGTTGCGACACCCCTCGGTGAGCGCTGTGACCTGAACACTGTAACAAGCCAGGACAGTCTTAACCCAGACTGTCTGTCGATGCTATGCAGGGAGACGAGGTCCAGTAAAGCTGCGGGGGGTCTCATCACCCCCTTCACCTGCTGGTCtcaggacagcagcagctctatGTGCCTTGCAGGAATTGAACCCATCTTAGAGAAACTGTCAGCTGAGTCCAAGCCGGGGACCCCAATGAAACCTGAAGGCCTCTGGCAGTTGTTTGACATGGACCGCCATTCTGATTTTGGCTTTTAGAGGACGAGTAGAGCACTAAGAATAGTGtaacctttgtttttgttttttggagcaAGGCAATAAAAGCcaaaattttttattattatatttattattattgtgccTATGTTCTGTTATTTATGGATTCGGGTTTTTGAAGAATGAACCtattgataaatgttttttgtcttatACTTGCGGTTGTCATACATTACTCATACTGTTgacttcacattaaaaaaattaactgaAAGGCTTTGCAAACAAATTATCTATCCATGGTCTACGGCATTATTGcatttaagggttgcgggggggttggagccaatcccagctgacattgggtgagaggcggggtacaacctggacaggtcgGCAAACAAATAATTCTTTTAAATTATTACTAGAAGTGGAAACCACATTTATCCACAATATGATTTATGTGACCGATGATTGAAATTTGAGCTTGTGGTGTAGAAATAGTGTGAGTATTTTGTCATGCAGCCTTTACAATTGCCCCTTAATATCACCCTGCTCACATCTCACCACTACTCTGctttaatattttgttgacCACATTTATATCAGTGAGGGCAGACTGATTAAAATGATTAACACTTTTCAGTAAAATGCACTATATTTCAGAAGCACCATCAACTACAGGCTTAATAGTTTAACAAAACATAATATCAATCACCAAGGTATGATTTATTGTAAATCTATCGTGTAATACTTCATTAGTTAATACCGGGTGtaccaaatacataaataacacAATATCACAACAACTATAATATTGCTATGGTGCATCTTTATTAGCACAATAACAACATTCTTGTCTGCCTTTGCAAGCTtagctaaaaaacaacaaattgattaacaaaatatatactgaaaaactataaaatatatatattttttatatatgtacCAGGTCTCCcaatgttcattttctgtaGTCTTCAAGTCAACAGTTAAAATACATGTTGGTTTAATTTTATGGAAACAGGAATCCATAAGTCCAATCATACGCTGTCATCTGTTTcatgtcaaaggaaaaaaattcctGCTGTTACTAATAATTCAGCTATGGTTTCAGGTGATCAAGCTCCTATGCAGATGTTACACAATTGACCTTTTTTCACGGCAGTGATTTTGACGTTGTTACTTATAACAATGATGATCGCTTTGCTCAGTCCCAGTAAAACATGAGTGTGACAGAGCCATTGTGCACAATATCAGGAACCATAATctgaagcagctaaataaaATTCTGCTATAATTAATTTCATTGTTTAAACCTGTGCTTTTCACTCTAGACTTTCTATTCTCATTCAACAACGTACAAATCATTAACTGCCTCTTCCATGCAGAGCACTAAGATCTTTTCTGCTTGAAAATCTGCCTTTGGCCCAGCAATaagtttattattaataattaataattcatttcctTCACTAATCCTCCCAGACAGACTTTGAACTGATTTGATGGGGCTGTCACATTTTTGCTAAGTCTGCAGGTGGGGACATGAGCCCCCTTGGGTTAAGATTTGCCACCAAGCAGACGTCATAGTTGTCATGCATCAGAGCGTGCCGAGCCACCACTGTCCACCGGTTTTCCCATGGGTCCATCTCTAAAATGTCTTTTGTTATATCATCATGACGATCTGAGGGTGGATAAGACACAGAAGCAGTGTTATATTGAACCTCTTTCAAACATCTATCTTTAAAAGGattggattttatttaattttatttacctGCTCCTTTGTAATATCCACACACATAAATCTTGCCTGCCACCGCTCCTGCATTACAGGCATTGGTGCGCAGGGAGAGTTGAGCACTTGGGAGAGGAGTGCCATCTTTCCAGTAATCTCCCTCTGCGTTGTAGATCTCCACAGCATCGAGGCAGTGCCGTGATTGCCCACAGTCCACACCGTCGCAGCCAATGCCCCCTATAGGTGCAATACTGTCATCAAATGGCAtcatatttcaaatgtaattcaaaTCATTAACTGGAATCATGACagtactgtgtttgtgtatgtactTCAACATaattataaatatgtaaagtTAACTAAACAAATACTCTTACCCATCACAAAAATTTCTCCATTGAGTACAACAGCACTGCAGCGGTACTTTGAGTACTTCATGGGACTCAGTTGTGtccacttgtttgtgtttggatcATACTGCAGAAGGCGGTTACTAAGACGGTCAGGCTCATCATCCATCCGGTATGACTGGATGGTTGAAAGGGGAGGAGTGTATGACAAAGCAGAGCAGGTGCAGTTTGAGAAGAGTCACATACTATTAGTGTAAGACCTCTTATTAAATGTGTTGATATTGTCTAGATTTCACAAGAACCCAAGTGAATGCAGGTTTTTGAAGAATCTCTAAGAAATTAAGAAACATGTGATAGGTGTTTTCATTACCTGTGGTGTTCGACCGCCTATCACATAAAGGCGTTCTTTCATTGTGACCATGCTGTGATAGGCCAAAGGCATGGGCAGTGGTGCTGCGCTCCTCCAGGGTCCGCCCTCCAGAGACCATCGCTCC is a window from the Scophthalmus maximus strain ysfricsl-2021 chromosome 6, ASM2237912v1, whole genome shotgun sequence genome containing:
- the LOC118309578 gene encoding interactor of HORMAD1 protein 1 isoform X3; this translates as MNHIRNIKEMLSIPAGTSEKPMCRNVSTSGYSSFTDSQIFFGTQFWPENSQSTSQDMSLSSSSQEASDPKFSSNYRTKPLLFGELKGKTRPYGILDKFEEDRKKAKENNDSNLLAKECQHTRETHNTIQQLVAGTDRNIAVCQTVLEKFDNFASTMQNNLKGLQNDISQHFETMLNKVNSLKEEMTELEESGKKSADTTAELGSNLQSLKSSLESLREEQERERNMLAEALKLLSTLVSEHSAKHSPQRGMSSTVQASLGPEQSLSNILLHNKLESTQLTCTSHNREHKPIEVPPQKPGGSIRKKKLALKGNGRRRKRPLVLSQRSKRTVSDENSPSLMNYNKVQNVATPLGERCDLNTVTSQDSLNPDCLSMLCRETRSSKAAGGLITPFTCWSQDSSSSMCLAGIEPILEKLSAESKPGTPMKPEGLWQLFDMDRHSDFGF
- the LOC118309578 gene encoding interactor of HORMAD1 protein 1 isoform X1, yielding MFSSLTNKSTSTFGLAAQTNYVFVFSSRVKPCGEKPMCRNVSTSGYSSFTDSQIFFGTQFWPENSQSTSQDMSLSSSSQEASDPKFSSNYRTKPLLFGELKGKTRPYGILDKFEEDRKKAKENNDSNLLAKECQHTRETHNTIQQLVAGTDRNIAVCQTVLEKFDNFASTMQNNLKGLQNDISQHFETMLNKVNSLKEEMTELEESGKKSADTTAELGSNLQSLKSSLESLREEQERERNMLAEALKLLSTLVSEHSAKHSPQRGMSSTVQASLGPEQSLSNILLHNKLESTQLTCTSHNREHKPIEVPPQKPGGSIRKKKLALKGNGRRRKRPLVLSQRSKRTVSDENSPSLMNYNKVQNVATPLGERCDLNTVTSQDSLNPDCLSMLCRETRSSKAAGGLITPFTCWSQDSSSSMCLAGIEPILEKLSAESKPGTPMKPEGLWQLFDMDRHSDFGF
- the LOC118309578 gene encoding interactor of HORMAD1 protein 1 isoform X2 — protein: MNHIRNIKEMLSIPAGTSGEKPMCRNVSTSGYSSFTDSQIFFGTQFWPENSQSTSQDMSLSSSSQEASDPKFSSNYRTKPLLFGELKGKTRPYGILDKFEEDRKKAKENNDSNLLAKECQHTRETHNTIQQLVAGTDRNIAVCQTVLEKFDNFASTMQNNLKGLQNDISQHFETMLNKVNSLKEEMTELEESGKKSADTTAELGSNLQSLKSSLESLREEQERERNMLAEALKLLSTLVSEHSAKHSPQRGMSSTVQASLGPEQSLSNILLHNKLESTQLTCTSHNREHKPIEVPPQKPGGSIRKKKLALKGNGRRRKRPLVLSQRSKRTVSDENSPSLMNYNKVQNVATPLGERCDLNTVTSQDSLNPDCLSMLCRETRSSKAAGGLITPFTCWSQDSSSSMCLAGIEPILEKLSAESKPGTPMKPEGLWQLFDMDRHSDFGF
- the LOC118309578 gene encoding interactor of HORMAD1 protein 1 isoform X5 yields the protein MCRNVSTSGYSSFTDSQIFFGTQFWPENSQSTSQDMSLSSSSQEASDPKFSSNYRTKPLLFGELKGKTRPYGILDKFEEDRKKAKENNDSNLLAKECQHTRETHNTIQQLVAGTDRNIAVCQTVLEKFDNFASTMQNNLKGLQNDISQHFETMLNKVNSLKEEMTELEESGKKSADTTAELGSNLQSLKSSLESLREEQERERNMLAEALKLLSTLVSEHSAKHSPQRGMSSTVQASLGPEQSLSNILLHNKLESTQLTCTSHNREHKPIEVPPQKPGGSIRKKKLALKGNGRRRKRPLVLSQRSKRTVSDENSPSLMNYNKVQNVATPLGERCDLNTVTSQDSLNPDCLSMLCRETRSSKAAGGLITPFTCWSQDSSSSMCLAGIEPILEKLSAESKPGTPMKPEGLWQLFDMDRHSDFGF
- the LOC118309578 gene encoding interactor of HORMAD1 protein 1 isoform X4, which translates into the protein MNHIRNIKEMLSIPAGTRNVSTSGYSSFTDSQIFFGTQFWPENSQSTSQDMSLSSSSQEASDPKFSSNYRTKPLLFGELKGKTRPYGILDKFEEDRKKAKENNDSNLLAKECQHTRETHNTIQQLVAGTDRNIAVCQTVLEKFDNFASTMQNNLKGLQNDISQHFETMLNKVNSLKEEMTELEESGKKSADTTAELGSNLQSLKSSLESLREEQERERNMLAEALKLLSTLVSEHSAKHSPQRGMSSTVQASLGPEQSLSNILLHNKLESTQLTCTSHNREHKPIEVPPQKPGGSIRKKKLALKGNGRRRKRPLVLSQRSKRTVSDENSPSLMNYNKVQNVATPLGERCDLNTVTSQDSLNPDCLSMLCRETRSSKAAGGLITPFTCWSQDSSSSMCLAGIEPILEKLSAESKPGTPMKPEGLWQLFDMDRHSDFGF